One region of Zingiber officinale cultivar Zhangliang chromosome 7B, Zo_v1.1, whole genome shotgun sequence genomic DNA includes:
- the LOC122007042 gene encoding triphosphate tunnel metalloenzyme 3-like, with translation MEVEVKLRLPDADVHQRLSDALAPYHLLTHLQENLFFDGAAGELSSRFAVLRIRFYDADARCVISLKAKASLVGGVSRVEEDEEDIDPALGRACAADPLRLADAAASSRIMRRVLKEFGSDGKMRSFVCLGGFRNVRAVYAWKEGLTLELDETRYDFGTSYELECETTDPEKAKELLESFLKENGIPYAYSEASKFAVFRAGKLLP, from the coding sequence ATGGAGGTCGAGGTCAAGCTCCGCCTCCCTGACGCCGACGTCCACCAGCGCCTCTCCGATGCCCTCGCCCCCTACCACCTCCTCACCCACCTCCAAGAGAATCTCTTCTTCGACGGCGCCGCCGGCGAACTCTCCTCCCGCTTCGCGGTCCTCCGCATCCGCTTCTACGACGCTGACGCCCGGTGCGTTATCTCCCTCAAGGCCAAGGCCAGCCTCGTCGGTGGAGTTAGCCGCGTTGAGGAGGACGAGGAGGACATCGACCCAGCCCTCGGGCGCGCCTGCGCTGCCGACCCGTTGCGGCTCGCCGACGCGGCGGCCTCCTCTCGGATCATGAGGAGGGTGCTCAAGGAGTTCGGATCGGATGGAAAGATGCGATCTTTTGTGTGTTTGGGAGGGTTTCGGAACGTCAGGGCGGTCTACGCGTGGAAGGAGGGGCTGACGCTTGAGCTTGATGAGACGCGGTATGATTTCGGAACTAGCTACGAACTGGAATGCGAGACGACTGACCCAGAGAAGGCCAAGGAGTTGCTGGAGAGTTTCTTGAAGGAGAATGGGATCCCTTACGCTTACTCTGAAGCATCCAAGTTTGCAGTTTTCCGTGCCGGGAAGCTTTTACCATGA